The following proteins are encoded in a genomic region of uncultured Hyphomonas sp.:
- a CDS encoding mechanosensitive ion channel domain-containing protein → MDFLNSIDWEAQLVEHWPVLAGYALKAVGAFIVLIIGLRISGWVASMVRTQATKRPNIDDTLGSFFASITRWFLTAATIIAALQLFGVQATSFVAILGAMTLAIGLSLQGALGNIASGIMVMLFRPYSVGQYVELAGQGGTVKDINLFQTILASPDNVQIIVPNSQAISGVIRNYAGYPTRRIDLVFSVDYGDGLENAMEVIERAVKADDRVLADPAPVVRVNTLGASSVDIIARPWVKTADYWEVRWTLTRTVKEALDAAGISIPYPHQVNITRDAS, encoded by the coding sequence ATGGATTTTCTGAACTCGATCGACTGGGAAGCCCAGTTGGTGGAACACTGGCCGGTACTGGCCGGCTATGCGCTGAAAGCTGTCGGGGCCTTCATTGTCCTGATTATCGGTCTTCGTATTTCCGGCTGGGTGGCCAGCATGGTGCGGACGCAAGCGACGAAGCGGCCGAACATCGATGACACGCTCGGCAGCTTCTTCGCTTCCATCACGCGCTGGTTCCTGACCGCGGCGACGATCATCGCGGCGTTGCAGCTGTTCGGCGTTCAGGCGACCAGCTTCGTTGCTATCCTCGGCGCCATGACTTTGGCCATCGGTCTGTCCCTGCAAGGCGCGCTCGGCAATATCGCGTCGGGCATCATGGTCATGCTGTTCCGCCCCTATAGCGTCGGTCAGTATGTCGAACTCGCCGGACAGGGCGGGACGGTGAAGGACATCAACCTGTTCCAGACCATTCTCGCCTCCCCCGACAATGTCCAGATCATTGTACCGAACAGCCAGGCCATCTCGGGTGTTATCCGCAATTATGCCGGCTACCCGACCCGCCGGATCGATCTCGTTTTCAGCGTCGACTATGGCGATGGACTTGAGAATGCGATGGAGGTGATCGAGCGGGCGGTGAAAGCCGATGACCGCGTTCTGGCAGACCCGGCGCCCGTGGTTCGCGTCAACACGCTGGGAGCCAGCTCCGTCGACATTATCGCCCGGCCATGGGTCAAAACCGCTGACTATTGGGAAGTCCGCTGGACGCTGACCAGAACCGTCAAGGAAGCCCTGGACGCAGCCGGCATTTCCATCCCGTATCCGCATCAGGTCAACATCACGCGAGACGCCAGCTGA
- a CDS encoding HU family DNA-binding protein — translation MAKKPVATKAAAKPAAKTATTARRAAAAKPAAKPAARTAAKTAAAPKAAAAPKKVVTVTLRQLAAELAEAHGMTKKQTEAVLGDLVTMTTKRLKKGEKVRFTGLGTMEVRKRPARMGRNPATGEAIKIKASKKVAFRVAKELKESV, via the coding sequence ATGGCAAAGAAACCTGTGGCCACGAAGGCCGCTGCGAAACCCGCCGCTAAAACGGCAACGACTGCCCGTCGGGCCGCTGCTGCGAAGCCTGCTGCAAAGCCGGCTGCACGCACTGCTGCGAAAACGGCTGCTGCTCCTAAGGCGGCTGCGGCTCCGAAGAAGGTCGTCACCGTCACCCTGCGCCAGCTGGCCGCTGAACTGGCCGAAGCGCATGGCATGACGAAAAAGCAGACTGAAGCCGTTCTGGGCGATCTGGTCACCATGACCACGAAGCGCCTCAAGAAAGGCGAAAAAGTCCGTTTCACGGGCCTTGGCACGATGGAAGTGCGCAAGCGTCCGGCCCGCATGGGCCGCAACCCGGCAACCGGCGAAGCCATCAAGATCAAGGCTTCCAAGAAAGTTGCTTTCCGCGTTGCGAAGGAACTGAAGGAATCCGTCTGA
- a CDS encoding cisplatin damage response ATP-dependent DNA ligase: MQRYVEGMQEFADLLERLLLTPSRNGKLRLLTGYFANAPDPDRGYALAALTGELDLKSIKPAAVRTLAEERMDHVLFNMSYDYVGDLADTVSLVWQGEHGANRTPPLSEIVETLESATRAEAPRLVAGWLDGLDATGRWALLKLIMGGLRIGVSARMAKMALAEFGDVDITEIEEIWHGLAVPYAPLFAWLEGKTGRPSPDIAAPFRPVMLAHPLVPKADRDNPDAIDPALITPESFAAEWKYDGIRIQASVEGDVRRIYTRTGDDISHTFPDVLAGMTFQGTLDGELLIRADDGERVAPFNALQQRLNRKTVTKRQMETHPAFIRAYDLLHDGAHDLRACPFRERRTALESFIAQHGTAQLDLSPLVGVTSLSDLDALRMNPPAPEIEGLMLKRWDSTYVAGRPAGLWYKWKRDPFLVDAVLLYAQRGHGKRSGFYSDFTFGVWKGESLTPVGKAYFGFTDEELKELDRFVRENTIERFGPVRSVAPEIVLEVAFEGLQRSARHKSGLAMRFPRINRIRWDKPADEADRLETLEAMLPD, from the coding sequence ATGCAGCGCTATGTAGAAGGCATGCAAGAGTTTGCCGATCTGCTGGAACGCCTGCTGCTGACGCCGTCACGAAACGGCAAGCTGCGCCTGCTGACCGGCTATTTCGCGAACGCGCCGGATCCTGACCGCGGCTATGCCCTCGCCGCGCTGACCGGGGAACTGGACCTGAAAAGCATCAAGCCTGCCGCGGTGCGCACATTGGCCGAAGAGCGGATGGACCACGTGTTGTTCAACATGTCCTATGACTATGTCGGAGACCTCGCCGACACGGTCAGCCTCGTCTGGCAGGGCGAGCATGGGGCGAACCGCACGCCGCCGCTCTCTGAGATCGTCGAAACTCTGGAAAGCGCCACGCGGGCTGAAGCGCCCCGGCTGGTCGCAGGGTGGCTCGATGGGCTGGACGCAACAGGCCGGTGGGCCCTGCTGAAACTGATCATGGGCGGCCTGCGCATCGGCGTGTCGGCGCGGATGGCGAAGATGGCCCTGGCAGAATTCGGCGACGTGGACATCACCGAAATCGAGGAAATCTGGCATGGTCTGGCTGTGCCGTACGCGCCCCTGTTTGCCTGGCTGGAGGGCAAGACCGGCCGTCCGTCACCAGACATTGCCGCGCCCTTCCGGCCCGTCATGCTGGCGCACCCGCTCGTCCCGAAAGCGGACCGGGACAACCCGGATGCGATCGACCCGGCTCTCATCACCCCCGAAAGCTTTGCCGCTGAATGGAAGTATGACGGGATCCGCATACAAGCTTCTGTCGAAGGTGACGTCAGACGCATCTACACTCGCACAGGCGATGACATCTCCCACACCTTCCCGGACGTCCTGGCCGGTATGACCTTCCAGGGAACGTTGGATGGCGAACTGCTCATCCGTGCCGATGACGGTGAACGTGTCGCGCCGTTCAATGCGCTGCAGCAGCGCCTAAACCGCAAGACCGTCACCAAGCGGCAGATGGAAACCCATCCTGCCTTCATCCGCGCCTACGACCTCCTGCACGACGGCGCGCATGATCTCCGCGCCTGCCCCTTCCGGGAGCGGCGCACCGCCCTTGAGAGCTTCATCGCGCAGCACGGCACGGCGCAGCTGGACCTTTCGCCTCTGGTGGGTGTGACCAGCCTGTCCGATCTCGACGCCTTGCGCATGAACCCGCCTGCCCCGGAGATCGAGGGCCTGATGCTGAAGCGTTGGGACAGCACCTATGTCGCCGGGCGCCCGGCGGGACTTTGGTACAAATGGAAGCGCGATCCGTTCCTGGTCGATGCCGTCCTGCTCTACGCCCAGCGCGGGCATGGCAAACGCTCCGGTTTCTACTCCGATTTCACCTTCGGCGTCTGGAAAGGCGAAAGCCTGACCCCCGTCGGCAAGGCCTATTTCGGCTTTACCGACGAAGAGCTGAAAGAGCTCGACAGATTTGTCCGTGAAAACACAATCGAGCGCTTCGGGCCTGTGCGCTCCGTCGCACCGGAGATTGTGCTGGAGGTGGCTTTCGAAGGCTTGCAGCGGTCTGCCCGCCACAAATCAGGTCTCGCCATGCGGTTCCCTCGCATCAACCGCATCCGCTGGGACAAGCCTGCAGACGAAGCCGACCGGCTGGAAACACTGGAAGCCATGCTGCCAGACTAA
- a CDS encoding nuclear transport factor 2 family protein: MNSEEIRELATRFFDCVEAGDIDGLVACYAPDAEIWHNTDGLVQGPEDNRGVLAGLVKRIVDRVYADRRLEVFPGGFVQQHVLRGKRVHDGGDVALAACLVCQVKDGRITRLDEYFDSAHVEQFRKFVSEPLPDTAS, from the coding sequence ATGAATTCAGAAGAAATCCGGGAATTGGCGACGCGCTTTTTTGATTGCGTGGAGGCGGGAGACATCGACGGGCTCGTCGCCTGCTACGCGCCGGATGCCGAGATCTGGCACAATACGGACGGGCTGGTGCAGGGCCCGGAGGATAACCGGGGCGTGCTGGCGGGCTTGGTGAAGCGCATCGTCGACCGGGTGTATGCTGACCGGCGCCTCGAAGTGTTTCCCGGCGGGTTTGTGCAGCAGCATGTGCTGAGAGGAAAGCGCGTGCACGATGGCGGGGACGTCGCGCTGGCAGCCTGCCTGGTTTGCCAGGTGAAAGACGGCCGGATCACGCGCCTGGATGAGTATTTCGATTCCGCGCACGTGGAGCAATTCCGCAAATTCGTGAGCGAGCCACTGCCGGATACGGCGAGCTGA
- a CDS encoding trypsin-like serine protease, translated as MKRHLLAGAALIALAALPACDAVRLPGINPSGQEETAVIPAPGLTTSDSEVLAAEPEASAADAVVMGETPTVDRDALAEEVAEEVADEAEDDALLSPESIVGEDAESESEANDNETDEASTDAPGLTLAELNAVPCGLPSDAPPTPTVGVVAGATQVEEAAVGAEAVNGLAASLASFPGIVKLEPVKPAKDGMIATGHCSAVRIADHWLATAAHCVDEPFDQLRIIGTAENLSSPLAHTTEGEFAVCHAGYAGTANGYANDLALIRLSDEEVLALGDVPVARYGATDLPLAPANYATGDMAGWGLTHFGGKLSNYLLAASIRITSTGPATIYVASQAGAGPCVGDSGGPLYVTEADGSKTAVGILSVVEQNPETGQFCAGDYNGRYTNLQGYSGWLNGVMALCDSDEEACR; from the coding sequence ATGAAACGCCACCTGCTTGCTGGGGCTGCGCTGATCGCGCTGGCTGCCCTGCCCGCTTGCGATGCAGTCCGCCTGCCGGGGATCAACCCGTCCGGCCAGGAAGAAACCGCGGTCATTCCCGCTCCAGGCCTGACAACAAGCGATTCGGAAGTGCTGGCCGCTGAACCGGAAGCCAGCGCGGCAGATGCAGTAGTTATGGGTGAAACTCCTACGGTCGACCGCGACGCCCTTGCAGAAGAGGTGGCAGAAGAGGTGGCAGACGAGGCGGAGGATGACGCGCTGCTCTCCCCGGAAAGCATCGTCGGTGAAGACGCCGAATCCGAATCTGAGGCAAACGACAACGAGACGGACGAGGCCTCGACGGATGCGCCGGGCCTGACGCTGGCCGAGCTGAACGCCGTACCGTGCGGCCTGCCATCAGACGCGCCTCCGACGCCGACTGTTGGCGTAGTTGCAGGTGCGACGCAGGTCGAAGAAGCCGCCGTCGGCGCAGAAGCCGTGAACGGCCTCGCCGCCAGCCTCGCCAGCTTCCCCGGCATCGTGAAACTGGAACCGGTGAAACCGGCAAAAGACGGCATGATCGCGACCGGCCATTGCAGCGCCGTGCGCATTGCGGATCACTGGCTGGCGACGGCCGCCCATTGCGTCGATGAACCATTCGACCAACTGCGCATCATCGGCACTGCCGAGAATCTCAGCTCCCCTCTGGCGCACACGACCGAAGGCGAGTTTGCGGTCTGCCATGCCGGTTATGCCGGCACCGCGAATGGCTATGCCAACGACCTCGCCCTGATCCGCCTGTCGGATGAGGAAGTCCTGGCACTCGGCGATGTTCCGGTGGCCCGCTATGGCGCGACGGACTTGCCATTGGCCCCTGCCAATTACGCCACGGGCGACATGGCTGGCTGGGGGCTCACGCATTTCGGCGGCAAGCTGTCGAACTACCTGCTGGCGGCCAGTATCCGTATCACAAGCACCGGTCCGGCAACGATCTATGTTGCCAGCCAGGCCGGGGCTGGCCCGTGTGTGGGGGATAGCGGCGGGCCGCTTTACGTCACCGAAGCTGACGGCTCGAAGACCGCTGTCGGCATTCTGTCCGTCGTCGAACAGAACCCGGAAACCGGCCAGTTCTGTGCCGGAGACTATAATGGCCGCTACACAAACCTGCAGGGTTACAGTGGCTGGCTGAACGGCGTGATGGCACTGTGCGACAGTGATGAAGAGGCTTGCCGGTAA
- a CDS encoding ligase-associated DNA damage response exonuclease has product MLRPDLLLQPTPKGLYCPPGDFYLDPVRGAVDRAVISHGHSDHARGGHGAVLSHPHTLAIMAARYGKNFAKSTQALEYGEVIDINGVSVWLTPAGHILGSAQITVEYKGLRMTFTGDYKRRWDPTCASFEPVDGTHIFISEATFGLPVFRHPPTEHEMGKLLRNIADFPERTHCIGAYSLGKAQRMIRHLRLAGHDAPIYIHGALEKLCAVYEDAGVPMGDLRPATTDDTSKAAREAFRGQVVIAPPGSFEGTWAQRFPDPLIGFASGWMSVRQRAKASGVELPLIISDHADWDELTGTVRDVNPDELWVTYGREDALVRWAMLEGRRARPLRLVGYEEEAG; this is encoded by the coding sequence ATGCTCCGCCCGGATCTCCTGCTCCAGCCGACGCCCAAGGGCCTGTATTGCCCGCCGGGGGATTTCTACCTCGACCCGGTGCGCGGCGCCGTGGACCGGGCCGTCATCAGCCACGGCCATTCCGATCACGCCCGCGGCGGGCATGGCGCCGTGCTGTCGCACCCGCACACGCTGGCCATCATGGCGGCGCGCTACGGGAAGAATTTCGCGAAGTCGACGCAGGCGCTCGAATATGGCGAGGTGATCGACATCAATGGCGTCTCTGTCTGGCTGACGCCTGCCGGGCACATCCTCGGCTCCGCGCAGATCACGGTGGAGTACAAAGGCCTGCGGATGACCTTCACCGGCGACTACAAGCGCCGGTGGGATCCGACCTGTGCCAGCTTCGAACCTGTGGACGGCACACACATCTTCATTTCCGAAGCGACCTTCGGCCTGCCGGTCTTCCGTCACCCGCCGACCGAACACGAGATGGGCAAGCTGCTGCGCAACATCGCGGACTTTCCGGAGCGGACTCACTGCATCGGCGCCTATTCCCTCGGCAAGGCACAGCGGATGATCCGCCACCTCCGCCTCGCCGGGCATGACGCGCCGATCTACATCCACGGCGCGCTGGAGAAGCTGTGCGCCGTCTATGAGGACGCCGGCGTTCCGATGGGCGACCTGCGCCCGGCCACAACGGACGACACGTCCAAAGCCGCGCGGGAAGCCTTTCGCGGCCAGGTCGTGATTGCTCCGCCCGGCTCGTTCGAAGGCACATGGGCCCAGCGTTTCCCGGATCCGCTGATCGGCTTTGCCTCCGGCTGGATGAGCGTGCGCCAGCGCGCAAAAGCCAGCGGCGTGGAATTGCCCCTGATCATCTCCGACCATGCCGACTGGGATGAACTGACCGGCACCGTGCGGGACGTGAACCCCGATGAGTTGTGGGTCACCTATGGCCGGGAAGACGCACTCGTCCGCTGGGCCATGCTGGAAGGACGCCGGGCCCGGCCGCTGCGGCTGGTCGGTTATGAGGAAGAGGCCGGTTGA
- a CDS encoding serine hydrolase, protein MQPARSAFASAVALALMALPSLAQEGGNTDLMDKSLAAGWKASFVCSDTFVAGMDLGTIEDNDLDGIYTDYRRAFNQLPDARIDLNEQTVSVLYDPSMPPRIAAYRPGFGCTQLPAGADETMIGYLPRFAAWPEASGEDRGSAIGSNVQVSLRTEEAERLDIPVSFAFDERTYGNGTRTSAVVVVKDGQIVAERYARGIDHETPQRTWSVAKSITATVIGAARRQGMIDIDYPAVLDAWESGADPRRRITIRNLLNMASGLDSGESGSRTDRLYFGGGRVVDQATTKVVEAMPGKRFKYANDDTLIAMRGLREAMDDDSKFHSFPYEAVLHKIGARHTTMEVDWNGDFISSSQVWSTARDLARVGQLYLQDGVWGNDRILPEGWVDFVKTPAPAQPASGPGYGAQFWLMNDAAGVPADTFYMAGNRGQYVVIVPSMNAVIVRRGFDVIGGARFDINSFTRDALMALQAAEDERAAVTAQRDAAEAEIEAEIDRRRARSEKAIQAIREEILAKYGLTE, encoded by the coding sequence ATGCAGCCAGCCCGTTCCGCTTTTGCCTCCGCTGTCGCGCTGGCCCTGATGGCCTTGCCATCCCTGGCCCAGGAGGGTGGCAATACGGACCTGATGGACAAGTCGCTTGCCGCTGGCTGGAAGGCGAGCTTTGTCTGTTCCGACACGTTCGTCGCGGGCATGGATCTGGGCACGATCGAAGACAATGACCTGGACGGCATCTACACGGATTACCGCCGGGCGTTTAACCAGCTGCCGGACGCCCGGATCGACCTGAACGAGCAGACGGTGAGCGTGCTGTACGATCCGTCCATGCCGCCGCGCATCGCTGCCTACCGGCCGGGCTTTGGCTGCACCCAACTGCCCGCAGGCGCAGATGAGACGATGATCGGCTACCTGCCGCGCTTTGCCGCCTGGCCGGAAGCGAGCGGCGAGGACCGGGGCAGTGCCATCGGGTCGAACGTGCAGGTCAGCTTGCGGACCGAGGAAGCCGAACGCCTCGACATCCCTGTCTCTTTCGCGTTCGACGAGCGCACCTATGGCAACGGCACGCGCACCAGCGCCGTGGTTGTCGTCAAGGACGGCCAGATCGTGGCGGAGCGCTATGCCCGCGGCATCGACCATGAAACGCCGCAGCGGACCTGGTCGGTCGCCAAGTCGATCACCGCGACCGTAATTGGCGCCGCGCGCCGGCAGGGCATGATCGATATCGACTATCCGGCCGTGCTGGACGCCTGGGAGTCCGGCGCCGACCCGCGCCGCAGGATCACGATCCGCAACCTGCTCAACATGGCGAGCGGTCTCGACAGCGGCGAATCCGGTTCGCGCACCGACCGACTCTATTTCGGCGGCGGGCGTGTCGTGGACCAGGCAACCACCAAGGTCGTGGAGGCGATGCCCGGCAAGCGCTTCAAATATGCCAATGACGACACGCTGATCGCCATGCGCGGCCTGCGCGAAGCGATGGACGATGACAGCAAGTTCCACAGCTTCCCGTATGAGGCCGTGCTGCACAAGATCGGTGCCCGCCACACCACGATGGAAGTCGACTGGAACGGCGACTTCATCTCGTCCAGCCAGGTCTGGTCGACGGCGCGCGACCTTGCCCGTGTCGGCCAGCTCTACCTGCAGGATGGCGTGTGGGGGAATGACCGCATCCTGCCTGAAGGCTGGGTTGATTTCGTGAAGACCCCGGCCCCGGCACAGCCTGCCAGCGGCCCCGGCTATGGCGCCCAGTTCTGGCTGATGAACGATGCCGCAGGCGTGCCGGCGGACACGTTCTACATGGCTGGCAATCGCGGCCAGTATGTGGTGATTGTGCCCAGCATGAATGCCGTCATCGTGCGGCGCGGCTTCGACGTGATCGGCGGGGCGCGGTTTGATATCAACAGCTTCACGCGTGACGCACTGATGGCATTGCAGGCCGCAGAAGATGAGCGGGCAGCTGTCACGGCGCAGCGCGATGCTGCCGAAGCCGAGATCGAAGCCGAGATCGACCGCCGCCGTGCGCGCAGCGAAAAAGCAATTCAGGCGATCCGCGAAGAGATCCTCGCCAAGTACGGCCTGACAGAGTAG
- a CDS encoding ligase-associated DNA damage response DEXH box helicase, which translates to MPDSAHPPAFTLPEPFAGWFGARGWSARPHQLALAEASLAGESALLIAPTGGGKTLAGFLGSLIELSQKGARKNSGIPALHTLYISPLKALATDVQRNLMMPVEEMGLGLRIETRTGDTPSHVRQRQRKTPPGVLLTTPEQLALFIASDHAKEFFADLKCVIVDEIHAIAASKRGDLLSLGLATLASWAPGCRFLGLSATVRDRQGLADWLDVRGDGKGVRILQADGGVSADVDILISNQRIPWSGHSGRFAVPEVYEAIRRATMTLVFVNTRSQAELMFQELWNVNEDGLPIALHHGSLSREQRTKVEAAMAAGKLKAVVCTSTLDLGIDWGEVDLVIQMGAPKGAARLIQRIGRANHRMDEASRAVLVPTNRFEVLECRAAEAAVEAGEIDGEGLRQGALDVLAQHVMGRACGDGFDLSELYDEIVRAGPYQDLDWEGFERIVDFVATGGYALKTYDRYHRIVRRPDGRWVARTPRDAQMHRMNVGAIVEAPMLSVRMASFIGKEKAGEQRAVRAGHKLGEMEEYFLSQLTPGDTFLFGGEVLRLVGIEGLDALVVRATGDRPAIPSYNGGKFPLTTFLADRVRHMIHNPDEWRHLPQPVQEWFEIQRLRSEIPPPDHLLVETFPRGDRHYLVTYPFEGRLAHQTLGMLLTRRLERIGAKPTGFVASEYAMAVWGMEDLSPVNMEELFHPDMLGDDLEAWLDESALMKRTFGQCAQISGLIHRNLPGKEKNSRQVSFSTDLIYDVLRSHEPDHVLLQAARQDAATGLLDVRRLGEMLVRIQGKIDHIPLERISPFAVPVMLEIGKEPVFGASVQDAILSEAEDTLVRDAMRID; encoded by the coding sequence ATGCCAGACAGCGCCCATCCTCCCGCATTTACCTTGCCCGAGCCCTTCGCAGGCTGGTTCGGCGCGCGCGGCTGGTCGGCCCGGCCGCACCAGTTGGCGCTGGCGGAGGCATCGCTGGCGGGCGAGAGCGCGCTGCTGATCGCGCCGACGGGCGGCGGCAAGACGCTGGCGGGCTTCCTCGGCAGCCTGATCGAGCTGAGCCAGAAGGGCGCGCGCAAGAACTCCGGCATTCCGGCGCTGCACACGCTCTACATTTCGCCGCTGAAGGCGCTGGCGACGGATGTGCAGCGGAACCTCATGATGCCGGTGGAGGAGATGGGCCTTGGCCTGCGCATTGAGACGCGCACGGGCGATACGCCTTCCCATGTGCGCCAGCGCCAGCGGAAGACCCCGCCGGGCGTTTTGCTGACGACGCCGGAACAGCTCGCCCTGTTCATCGCGTCCGACCATGCGAAGGAATTCTTCGCGGACCTGAAATGCGTGATCGTGGACGAGATCCACGCCATCGCGGCCTCGAAGCGTGGGGACTTGCTCTCGCTCGGCCTTGCGACGCTGGCAAGCTGGGCGCCGGGGTGCCGGTTCCTGGGCCTGTCGGCCACGGTGCGCGACCGCCAGGGCCTTGCCGACTGGCTGGACGTGCGCGGCGACGGGAAGGGCGTCCGCATCCTGCAGGCCGACGGCGGGGTCTCGGCGGATGTCGATATTCTCATTTCAAATCAGCGCATTCCGTGGAGCGGTCATTCCGGGCGCTTCGCCGTGCCGGAGGTCTATGAGGCCATCAGGCGCGCGACGATGACGCTGGTTTTCGTCAACACGCGCAGCCAGGCGGAGCTGATGTTCCAGGAGTTGTGGAACGTCAACGAGGACGGCCTGCCGATCGCGCTGCACCACGGCTCCCTGTCGCGGGAGCAGCGCACCAAGGTCGAGGCGGCGATGGCGGCGGGCAAACTCAAGGCGGTTGTCTGTACCTCGACGCTGGACCTCGGCATCGACTGGGGCGAGGTGGACCTCGTCATCCAGATGGGCGCCCCCAAAGGCGCCGCGCGCCTGATCCAGCGGATCGGCCGGGCCAATCACAGGATGGACGAGGCGAGCCGCGCCGTGCTGGTGCCGACCAACCGGTTCGAGGTTCTGGAATGCCGCGCGGCAGAGGCCGCCGTGGAAGCCGGAGAGATCGATGGCGAGGGCCTGAGGCAGGGCGCGCTGGATGTCCTGGCGCAGCATGTGATGGGCCGTGCGTGCGGCGACGGGTTCGACCTTTCCGAACTCTATGACGAGATCGTCCGGGCCGGGCCGTACCAGGACCTCGACTGGGAAGGCTTTGAAAGGATTGTCGATTTTGTCGCCACGGGCGGCTACGCCCTCAAGACCTATGACCGTTACCACCGCATCGTACGCCGGCCGGACGGGCGCTGGGTGGCGCGCACGCCGCGGGATGCGCAGATGCACCGGATGAATGTCGGTGCCATTGTCGAGGCGCCCATGCTGTCGGTGCGGATGGCGAGCTTCATCGGCAAGGAGAAAGCAGGCGAGCAGCGGGCGGTTCGGGCGGGCCACAAGCTGGGCGAGATGGAAGAATATTTCCTGTCGCAGCTGACACCCGGCGACACGTTCCTGTTCGGCGGCGAGGTGCTGCGCCTGGTCGGCATCGAGGGGCTGGACGCGCTGGTCGTCCGCGCCACCGGCGACCGGCCGGCGATCCCCAGCTATAATGGCGGCAAGTTCCCGCTGACGACCTTCCTGGCCGACCGCGTACGCCACATGATCCACAATCCGGACGAATGGCGCCACCTGCCGCAGCCTGTACAGGAATGGTTCGAGATCCAGCGCCTGCGCTCCGAGATCCCGCCGCCGGATCATCTCCTCGTTGAGACCTTCCCGCGCGGCGACCGGCACTACCTTGTCACTTACCCCTTCGAAGGCCGCCTTGCGCACCAGACGCTCGGCATGTTGCTGACCCGCAGGCTGGAGCGGATTGGGGCCAAGCCGACCGGGTTCGTGGCCAGCGAATACGCGATGGCCGTCTGGGGCATGGAAGACTTGAGCCCTGTAAACATGGAGGAATTGTTCCATCCGGACATGCTGGGCGACGATCTTGAAGCCTGGCTGGACGAGAGCGCGCTGATGAAGCGCACCTTCGGCCAGTGCGCGCAGATTTCGGGCCTGATCCACCGCAATTTGCCCGGCAAGGAGAAGAACTCAAGGCAGGTGAGCTTCTCCACAGACCTCATCTATGACGTGCTGCGCAGCCATGAGCCGGATCACGTGCTGCTGCAGGCGGCGCGGCAGGATGCGGCGACGGGCCTGCTGGATGTGCGGCGCCTGGGCGAGATGCTGGTGCGCATCCAGGGCAAGATTGACCACATCCCGCTGGAGCGGATCAGCCCCTTCGCCGTGCCCGTGATGCTGGAGATCGGCAAGGAGCCCGTCTTTGGCGCGAGCGTGCAGGACGCGATCCTCAGCGAGGCGGAAGACACGCTGGTGCGCGATGCCATGCGTATTGATTAG
- the pdeM gene encoding ligase-associated DNA damage response endonuclease PdeM, giving the protein MTTALANRREETFLHLAGEMLLPLPEGGLWWPGQRLLVVSDLHLEKGSSYASRGQMLPPYDTGATLAVVERLCEQLMPQTIISLGDSFHDRAAELRLPEPYAERIRALTGAHDWIWVEGNHDPDPPAHLGGRAEKSVRLGPLVFRHEPEGGAGEVAGHLHPVAKVKGRGRNVRRRCFASDGARLVMPAIGAFTGGLNVLDDAFGKVFPEGLTAFALGEGKVFVLSGGSLLGDVPRGAQWKL; this is encoded by the coding sequence ATGACCACAGCCCTCGCAAACCGGCGTGAAGAGACCTTCCTGCATCTTGCGGGCGAGATGCTTCTGCCGCTGCCGGAGGGCGGCCTCTGGTGGCCGGGCCAGCGCCTGTTGGTCGTCTCCGACCTGCACCTTGAGAAGGGCAGTTCCTATGCGAGCCGCGGTCAGATGCTGCCGCCCTATGACACGGGCGCGACGCTCGCCGTCGTCGAACGGCTTTGCGAGCAGCTGATGCCGCAGACGATCATCTCCCTTGGCGACAGCTTCCATGATCGCGCGGCCGAGCTGCGCCTGCCGGAACCCTATGCCGAGCGGATCCGCGCGCTGACCGGTGCGCATGACTGGATCTGGGTGGAAGGCAACCACGACCCGGACCCGCCGGCCCATCTCGGCGGCCGGGCGGAGAAGAGTGTGCGCCTCGGCCCGCTCGTCTTCCGGCATGAGCCGGAAGGGGGGGCAGGCGAGGTCGCCGGGCACCTGCATCCGGTCGCGAAAGTGAAAGGCCGTGGACGGAATGTCCGCCGCCGCTGCTTCGCCAGCGACGGCGCCCGCCTCGTCATGCCCGCCATTGGCGCCTTCACCGGCGGCCTCAACGTGCTCGACGACGCCTTCGGAAAAGTCTTCCCGGAAGGCCTGACGGCGTTTGCGCTGGGCGAAGGGAAAGTGTTCGTGCTCTCGGGCGGGAGTTTGCTTGGCGATGTGCCACGCGGGGCGCAGTGGAAATTGTGA